Proteins from a genomic interval of Deltaproteobacteria bacterium:
- a CDS encoding glycerol-3-phosphate acyltransferase, producing MPLLLLIFAYIAGSINFSIIIFKLTGNGDPRDAFSGNPGMTNVYRQSGLTMAGVVLLMDVGRSFLVAAMAVSMLSGGWVPWIGFALIVGNRYPCFHGFRGGKGVANYLGFSLWSVPFAVLISALSWLLCYAVVRIPFIGSFVMVSILAYASMSHCAFRPWCSAGVMVTVLFIFLSHRRNLSELVGKG from the coding sequence ATGCCGTTATTGCTTTTGATTTTCGCTTATATCGCCGGATCGATCAATTTCTCCATCATCATTTTCAAACTGACCGGCAACGGCGATCCCAGAGATGCCTTCAGCGGCAACCCCGGTATGACCAACGTTTACAGGCAAAGCGGATTGACCATGGCGGGCGTCGTGCTGCTGATGGATGTCGGGCGATCCTTTCTCGTAGCCGCAATGGCGGTGTCCATGCTTTCGGGGGGCTGGGTCCCCTGGATCGGCTTCGCCCTTATTGTGGGCAATCGCTACCCCTGTTTTCATGGTTTCAGGGGCGGCAAAGGCGTTGCCAATTATCTCGGTTTTTCTCTGTGGAGTGTCCCCTTTGCCGTTTTGATATCGGCACTGTCATGGCTGCTGTGTTATGCTGTCGTACGCATACCTTTCATCGGATCATTCGTCATGGTGTCGATTCTTGCCTATGCCTCCATGTCCCATTGCGCTTTTCGGCCGTGGTGTTCGGCCGGTGTGATGGTGACGGTGCTGTTTATTTTTTTGTCTCACCGTCGGAACCTGAGCGAATTGGTCGGCAAAGGCTAA
- a CDS encoding peroxiredoxin: protein MAIQEGRPAPDFSLPDARGTQVKLSEFKGKNVILYFYPKDNTSGUTKEAEGFRDAYGEFLKLDTVVLGISPDKEPSHQKFIEKLDLPFALLCDPEKKVLKTYEAYGEKKMYGKVTMGVIRSTVWVGADGKVKKHWKRVAKAADHAQKVLETLMQDRR from the coding sequence ATGGCGATACAAGAAGGACGACCAGCACCCGATTTCAGCCTCCCCGATGCCCGGGGAACGCAGGTGAAGCTCAGTGAATTCAAGGGAAAAAATGTCATCTTGTATTTTTATCCCAAAGACAACACGTCAGGCTGAACCAAAGAGGCCGAGGGATTCCGTGACGCTTACGGCGAATTCCTAAAATTAGACACGGTCGTATTGGGCATATCGCCTGACAAGGAACCGTCTCATCAGAAATTCATTGAAAAACTGGATCTGCCTTTTGCGTTGCTTTGCGATCCTGAAAAAAAGGTTCTAAAAACCTACGAAGCCTATGGTGAAAAAAAGATGTACGGCAAAGTCACCATGGGGGTCATCCGTTCCACCGTGTGGGTCGGGGCTGATGGCAAGGTCAAAAAGCACTGGAAACGGGTGGCCAAGGCCGCCGATCATGCCCAAAAAGTGTTAGAAACGCTAATGCAAGATAGACGTTGA